In Xiphias gladius isolate SHS-SW01 ecotype Sanya breed wild chromosome 6, ASM1685928v1, whole genome shotgun sequence, a single genomic region encodes these proteins:
- the cyldl gene encoding ubiquitin carboxyl-terminal hydrolase CYLD, with amino-acid sequence MTSKDSLYFIVTEKPEHPGHIKAGSICHISQYKHRSEVKRCGSPSKLAVTPFGSHTALTYEIDPGHMQALSAEEAALLLALPEDTERLKWLREGAALRAAPGLTEGTSVTVEEGGEELRGVIRYVGRLTRPKYPDPLSGTFFGIELQGADRGKGNTNGSYQYETFFSCPKDCGIFAPFSRVKPLVASSLSPSVPEPSLRPQTEELTLGDRVTYFISDKCRHGMVMDVQDKNGQHFVRISTDKDENGKTGGEVSIPLEFVVKGEVPAETESMDIDTPPVEANADDPYMGLSVNSLVEVTLAEGNSYGIIRWIGALTDQGKIMAGLELEEDRGVSDGTFKSERIFSCPPRRALFVKLSSCRPDSRFQSISANHSEEMPKQEDTERETEQGAGKPETVPPVGTEQVDQILTGRMKGIQGHCNSCYMDAALFSLFSCSSVLDSMLFKSTAPQDAPIQKTLLHDIVNPLRSKGFVEGRHIMKLRQQLQKHGYSHSFTTEEKDPEEFLIVIMHHILALDPLLKLLAAGKVQESYCYQIFLDQNHSLVLPTVQQLLEHSFHSAGLKLVEVPSCLILQMPRFGKKFKMFDKIIPSLELDITDLLSEGPQQCILCGGLAEEQCADCFKDPVFSQTGFKVFCKTCSSQVHSHPQRRSHQPAALDIPKGYLGRSIPHTLTRDKLELFAVLCIETSHYVSFIKYGPNSEDWIFFDSMADRQGEIDGFNIPEVHACPEVGTYLEMSPAELASQVPRDMKGVAKRLFCDAYMYLYQSTSMCLYR; translated from the exons ATGACGTCCAAAGACAGCCTCTACTTCATCGTAACAGAAAAACCTGAACACCCTGGACACATCAAGGCTGGAAGCATATGTCACATCTCTCAGTACAAGCACAGGTCGGAGGTCAAAAGATGTGGCTCTCCCTCAAAGCTGGCGGTCACCCCCTTCGGCTCGCACACAGCTTTAACGTACGAGATAGACCCGGGTCACATGCAGGCCCTGAGTGCAGAGGAAGCGGCGCTGCTGCTGGCCCTGCCTGAGGACACGGAGAGGCTCAAGTGGCTCAGAGAGGGAGCCGCTCTCCGGGCGGCACCGGGACTCACTGAAGGCACCTCGGTCACtgtggaggaaggaggagaggagttgaGAGGCGTCATCCGCTACGTCGGGAGGCTGACAAGGCCAAAATATCCAGATCCCTTATCAGGAACGTTCTTTGGGATTGAACTGCAG GGAGCAGACAGGGGGAAGGGGAATACCAACGGGTCCTACCAGTATGAAACCTTCTTCTCCTGTCCCAAAGATTGTGGCATTTTTGCCCCGTTCTCCAGAGTTAAGCCTTTGGTTGCCAGTTCCTTGTCGCCCTCCGTCCCAGAGCCCTCCTTACGGCCACAGACAGAAGAGCTAACCTTGGGGGACAGAGTCACTTACTTCATCAGTGATAAATGTCGCCATGGCATGGTGATGGATGTGCAGGACAAGAACGGACAACATTTTGTTAGGATCTCCACA GACAAGGACGAGAACGGGAAGACCGGGGGCGAAGTTAGCATTCCACTAGAGTTTGTCGTGAAGGGAGAGGTGCCTGCAG agacagagagcatGGACATTGATACACCGCCGGTGGAAGCAAACGCCGATGATCCGTACATGGGTCTGAGCGTGAACTCTCTGGTAGAGGTGACCTTGGCTGAAGGCAACTCGTATGGAATCATCCGCTGGATCGGCGCTCTGACTGATCAAGGGAAAATCATGGCGGGACTAGAGCTG gagGAAGACAGGGGAGTGAGCGATGGTACCTTTAAAAGTGAGCGTATCTTCAGTTGTCCTCCCAGGAGAGCTCTGTTTGTGAAGCTGAGCTCCTGCCGTCCTGACTCCCGCTTTCAGAGCAtatcagccaatcacagtgagGAGATGCCGAAACAGGAAGACACAG agagagagacagagcagggcGCAGGGAAGCCGGAGACTGTTCCTCCTGTCGGCACTGAGCAGGTTGACCAGATTCTGACTGGACGAATGAAGGGGATCCAAGGCCACTGCAACTCCTGCTACATGGATGCTGCCCTCTTCAG tttgttttcctgCTCCTCTGTGCTGGACTCTATGCTGTTTAAATCAACAGCACCTCAAGATGCCCCAATTCAGAAAACACTGCTCCACGACATTGTCAACCCCCTCCGCAG TAAGGGCTTTGTGGAAGGGCGGCACATCATGAAGCTCcggcagcagctgcagaaacacGGCTACAGTCACTCCTTCACCACGGAGGAGAAGG ACCCAGAGGAGTTCCTTATTGTCATCATGCACCATATTCTCGCCCTGGACCCTCTACTCAAACT CCTGGCTGCCGGCAAAGTGCAGGAGAGCTACTGCTACCAGATCTTCCTGGACCAGAACCACAGCCTGGTGCTGCCTACGgtccagcagctgctggaacATTCCTTCCACAGTGCAGGACTCAAACTGGTAGAG GTGCCCTCCTGCCTCATCCTCCAGATGCCTCGCTTTGGAAAGAAATTCAAGATGTTTGACAAAATCATTCCCTCTCTGGAGCTGGACATCACTGACCTCCTCTCCGAgg GTCCGCAGCAGTGCATACTGTGCGGAGGCCTGGCCGAGGAACAGTGCGCCGACTGTTTTAAAGATCCCGTTTTCAGCCAGACGGGATTCAAAGTCTTCTGCAAGACGTGCTCATCTCAG GTACACTCTCATCCGCAGCGTCGGTCCCATCAGCCAGCTGCTCTGGACATCCCCAAAGGATACCTGGGTCGCAGCATACCTCACACTCTGACCAGGGACAAACTGGAGCTGTTCGCCGTGCTCTGCATCGAGACGAGCCACTACGTGTCCTTCATCAAATACGGACCAAACAGTGAAGACTGGATCTTCTTTGACAGCATGGCGGACAGACAAG GAGAAATAGATGGCTTCAACATCCCTGAGGTGCACGCCTGCCCCGAGGTCGGCACGTACCTGGAAATGTCTCCCGCCGAGCTGGCCAGTCAGGTGCCTCGAGACATGAAAGGTGTGGCCAAGCGTCTCTTCTGTGATGCCTACATGTACCTGTACCAGAGCACCAGCATGTGCCTCTATCGCTGA